A window from Sesamum indicum cultivar Zhongzhi No. 13 unplaced genomic scaffold, S_indicum_v1.0 scaffold00236, whole genome shotgun sequence encodes these proteins:
- the LOC110011413 gene encoding uncharacterized protein LOC110011413: MAINESVIITVVYGASEVIDRWNLWTALETLAQQCSDIPWMVGGDFNTVRDLNEVCGISGDIRMATEEFNAGILEAGLIPLPMQGEWFTWHNCSTSMRSLWKRLDRILINDRWLARFPSPYYHSLTPQTSDHSPLNIWHHEIVGIPMYAVTRKLKALKPVFRLQRRNKGDLTMNVQLAKGFLDEAQQLINDENGFTHTDLWEVAHEFVSYYQNLLGGTRRRLSVDIRYLRPWARHCITDEEANQLLLPLSADDVKQAVFDIADDKAPGPDGYSSRFFKAAWPVVGGEVTRAVLDFFSTGKLLKQINSTILALIPKMGFAKPSGTFVLRRQGSKLKKQLLRSWMEFLRRDFGFSARLLTGQTRK; the protein is encoded by the exons ATGGCTATCAATGAATCTGTTATTatcactgttgtttatgggGCATCTGAGGTTATTGATCGTTGGAATTTATGGACTGCACTGGAGACGCTCGCCCAGCAGTGCTCTGACATCCCGTGGATGGtgggaggggatttcaatacAGTACGTGACCTTAACGAAGTATGTGGCATCtcaggagatataaggatggccaccGAAGAATTTAATGCGGGTATTCTGGAGGCGGGGCTGATCCCACTTcctatgcaaggtgaatggttcacgtggcataattgcagtacgTCTATgaggagtttatggaagcggcTGGATCGGATTCTTATTAATGACCGTTGGCTGGCAAGGTTCCCGAGCCCATATTATCACAGCCTTACACCACAGACATCTGACCACTCACCACTG aatatttggcatcatgagatTGTTGGTAttcctatgtatgctgtgacacgtAAACTGAAGGCACTTAAACCAGTCTTTAGActacaaaggagaaataagggaGATTTGACGATGAATGTCCAACTAgccaaaggttttcttgatgaggcacaacagttG atcaatgatgagaatggtttCACGCACACGGATCTATGGGAGGTCgcccatgagtttgtctcatactatcagaacctcttaggaggCACCAGAAGACGGCTGTCAGTGGATATTCGTTATCTTAGACCGTGGGCAAGGCACTGTAtcactgatgaggaagctaatCAATTACTCCTTCCACTCTCggcggatgatgtgaagcaagcagtgttCGATATTGCTGATGACAAGgcaccgggacctgatggttaCTCGTCAAGGTTTTTCAAGGCGGCTTGGCCTGTGGTTGGGGGAGAAGTTACGAGGGCGGTACTAGATTTCTTTTCTACCGGaaaacttctgaagcagatcaACTCCACGATCTTGGCTctgatcccaaag ATGGGATTTGCAAAGCCATCAGGAACATTCGTCCTCCGGCGACAAGGATCCAAACTCAAGAAACAACTACTGCGATCATGGATGGAATTTCTTCGACGGGATTTCGGTTTTTCGGCAAGATTGTTGACCGGACAGACACGGAAATGA